A single region of the Polymorphum gilvum SL003B-26A1 genome encodes:
- a CDS encoding TRAP transporter substrate-binding protein, producing the protein MKVFKSIGLASVALAALAYQSVAEAQTVLRMNNWLPPQHSQVVGTMKPWADAIREASGGRVDIQMTDASLGAPPRQYDLAVAGIADITFGVAGYTPGRFDLVGAAELPFVGQSGEARSVALWRTFEKHFAQVNEFEGVKLLAIFAHGAGRIMTSKEPIDSIDDMNGKKFRVGGGLIQDINPALGGVNVAAPANEVYEILSAGIVDGTLLPSEAYDSFNLGGVINYETTVPDGLYSSVWFAVMNQDAFDALSPEDQKVVMDHSGEYLARLGGRTFDKTDEAAIATMEKNGVKRIVADEAFTTAIRERTAPITQAWIEKANAKGVDGKAALDMLIAEAKAYKPE; encoded by the coding sequence ATGAAAGTGTTTAAGAGTATTGGCCTGGCATCCGTCGCCTTGGCCGCCCTCGCATACCAGTCGGTTGCCGAAGCGCAGACGGTGCTTCGCATGAACAACTGGCTGCCGCCCCAGCACAGCCAGGTTGTCGGCACCATGAAGCCGTGGGCGGATGCCATCCGCGAGGCGTCCGGCGGTCGCGTCGACATCCAGATGACCGATGCCTCGCTCGGCGCTCCGCCGCGCCAGTACGACCTCGCCGTCGCCGGCATCGCCGACATCACTTTCGGCGTCGCCGGCTACACGCCGGGGCGGTTCGACCTGGTCGGCGCGGCGGAACTGCCGTTCGTCGGCCAGAGCGGCGAGGCGCGCTCGGTCGCGCTGTGGCGCACCTTCGAGAAGCATTTCGCGCAGGTCAACGAGTTCGAGGGCGTCAAGCTGCTGGCGATCTTCGCCCACGGCGCGGGCCGCATCATGACGTCCAAGGAGCCGATCGACAGCATCGACGACATGAACGGCAAGAAGTTCCGTGTCGGCGGCGGCCTGATCCAGGACATCAACCCGGCGCTGGGCGGCGTCAATGTCGCGGCTCCGGCCAACGAGGTCTACGAGATCCTGTCCGCCGGCATCGTCGACGGCACGCTGCTGCCCTCGGAAGCCTACGACAGCTTCAACCTCGGCGGCGTGATCAACTACGAGACGACGGTGCCGGACGGGCTATATTCGTCGGTCTGGTTCGCGGTGATGAACCAGGACGCCTTCGACGCCCTGTCGCCGGAGGACCAGAAGGTCGTGATGGACCATTCCGGTGAATATCTCGCCCGGCTCGGCGGCCGCACCTTCGACAAGACGGACGAAGCGGCCATCGCCACGATGGAAAAGAACGGCGTCAAGCGCATCGTTGCCGACGAGGCGTTCACCACCGCGATCCGCGAGCGCACCGCGCCGATCACCCAGGCCTGGATCGAGAAGGCCAATGCCAAGGGCGTCGACGGCAAGGCAGCGCTTGACATGCTGATCGCCGAGGCCAAGGCCTACAAGCCCGAGTGA
- a CDS encoding aspartate/glutamate racemase family protein — MTSRPGDGRPLVGLIVPPATGLVPPEPPALYGDALRFAARGLALATMTRDGYDDVIDRVEAAARALAAEGAAAVALMGTSLSFYRGAAFNDALVERMASATGLPVTTMSCAVVEALRAVGARRLAVATAYVDEVNDRLTAFLLHHGFEVLGLDSLQISAVGDVLAIGDDDLIGLGTRAFVAAPEADALLVSCGGLQTLSVTLPLEDRLGVPVISSAVAGAWAAARLIGHGGEAPGYGRLLETAPKSE, encoded by the coding sequence ATGACCTCCCGGCCGGGCGACGGCCGGCCGCTGGTCGGCCTGATCGTGCCGCCTGCGACAGGCCTGGTGCCGCCCGAGCCGCCGGCGCTCTACGGCGATGCGCTGCGCTTTGCCGCCAGGGGCCTGGCGCTGGCGACGATGACCCGCGACGGCTACGACGACGTCATCGACAGGGTCGAGGCGGCCGCCCGCGCGCTGGCCGCAGAAGGCGCGGCGGCAGTCGCGCTGATGGGCACATCGCTGAGCTTCTACCGCGGCGCGGCGTTCAACGACGCGCTGGTCGAGCGCATGGCGTCGGCGACCGGTCTTCCCGTCACCACGATGAGCTGCGCGGTCGTCGAGGCGCTGCGCGCCGTCGGGGCGCGGCGTCTTGCGGTGGCGACCGCCTATGTCGACGAGGTCAACGACCGGCTGACGGCGTTTCTGCTGCATCACGGCTTCGAGGTACTCGGCCTCGACAGCCTGCAGATCAGCGCCGTCGGCGACGTGCTGGCGATCGGCGACGACGACCTGATCGGTCTTGGCACGCGGGCCTTTGTCGCGGCGCCGGAGGCCGACGCCCTGCTGGTCTCCTGCGGAGGGCTGCAGACGCTGTCGGTGACCCTGCCGCTTGAGGACAGGCTCGGCGTGCCGGTGATCTCCAGCGCGGTCGCCGGGGCCTGGGCCGCCGCGCGGCTGATCGGTCACGGTGGCGAAGCGCCCGGCTACGGACGGCTGCTGGAGACGGCGCCAAAGTCCGAATAG
- a CDS encoding TRAP transporter small permease, with product MADTETDPASDRPSRLLSLPVDIVETVLGAAGSLLLLALMFSTAVDVVGRYFFNAPLGWAYEMTQLAMAAIVFVALPSVTLRREHVTVGLFEDAFGGRMAHLRDLVVATAMVAGTGFLALRMWEMAARFARFGDTTATLKFPIAPVVMLGAAGLGLAAAAAAILAVKALIGLFRKGSGS from the coding sequence ATGGCTGATACCGAAACCGATCCCGCTTCTGACCGCCCGTCGAGGCTCCTGTCGCTGCCGGTCGACATCGTCGAGACCGTCCTGGGCGCCGCCGGAAGCCTGCTTCTACTGGCCCTGATGTTTTCCACGGCCGTCGACGTGGTCGGCCGCTACTTCTTCAACGCGCCGCTCGGCTGGGCCTACGAGATGACCCAGCTCGCCATGGCGGCGATCGTCTTCGTCGCTCTGCCCTCGGTGACGCTGCGCCGCGAGCACGTGACGGTCGGCCTGTTCGAGGACGCCTTCGGCGGCCGCATGGCGCACCTGCGCGATCTGGTCGTGGCGACCGCCATGGTCGCCGGCACCGGGTTCCTCGCCCTGCGCATGTGGGAGATGGCGGCGCGCTTCGCCCGCTTCGGCGACACCACCGCGACCCTCAAGTTCCCCATCGCGCCGGTCGTCATGCTCGGTGCTGCCGGGCTCGGCCTTGCCGCCGCCGCCGCCGCAATCCTTGCCGTCAAGGCGCTCATCGGACTGTTTCGAAAGGGCAGCGGATCATGA
- the ilvD gene encoding dihydroxy-acid dehydratase produces MTERFTPRRTPPEGMPPRLRSRTIYTGTIRATTRSFLYGIGFDDEEIERPHVAVVHTGGEMSPCNLNLAVQAQHAKTGVYAGGGAPHECPVVSVSDGLSMAHSGMRFSLISRELIADSVEATVRGHQFDGIFGIGGCDKNLPGLMMGAVRCNVPAVVMHGGATIPGRLDGKDRNVVDTYEAIGGVLAGTVERAELDALSHACLPTAGSCPGQFTANTMGMVAEALGLAPIGSAMMPAVYSQRAAVARRAGKALVAAIERDWPRARDIVTLTALENACALVAATGGSTNAALHLPAIANEAGIAFGLPEIETIFARTPLIANLQPGGRYLARDLDAIGGTGIIIRELIAGGFIDGDALTYTGRSLAEETAGAPAPDGEIVRPCSDPISPTGGLIVLRGNLCPDGAVLKVAGLKTLVHRGKARVFDGEEACQTAVQNRRYEEGDVIVIRNEGPKGGPGMREMLGITALLYGQGMGEKVALLTDGRFSGATRGLCIGYAGPEAAAGGPLALLKDGDIVAIDARPGHATIQVELTDEELRARAAASPSTWSAPKGGLLEKYAACVGPAWRGAVTHSGNVDWPRDEEPTL; encoded by the coding sequence TTCGACGACGAGGAGATCGAACGCCCGCATGTCGCCGTCGTGCACACCGGCGGCGAGATGAGCCCGTGCAACCTCAACCTGGCCGTCCAGGCGCAACACGCCAAGACCGGCGTCTATGCCGGCGGAGGTGCGCCGCACGAATGCCCGGTCGTGTCGGTTTCCGACGGCCTGTCCATGGCCCATTCCGGCATGCGCTTCTCGCTGATCTCGCGCGAACTCATCGCCGACAGCGTCGAGGCGACGGTGCGCGGCCACCAGTTCGACGGCATCTTCGGCATCGGCGGCTGCGACAAGAACCTCCCGGGCCTGATGATGGGGGCGGTGCGCTGCAACGTGCCGGCCGTGGTCATGCACGGCGGTGCCACCATTCCCGGTCGGCTCGACGGCAAGGACAGGAACGTCGTCGACACCTACGAGGCCATCGGCGGCGTGCTTGCCGGCACGGTCGAGCGCGCCGAACTCGACGCGCTCAGCCACGCCTGTCTGCCGACCGCCGGCTCGTGCCCCGGCCAGTTCACCGCCAATACCATGGGCATGGTCGCCGAGGCGCTCGGCCTCGCCCCGATCGGCAGCGCCATGATGCCCGCCGTCTACTCGCAGCGGGCGGCCGTCGCGCGCCGCGCCGGCAAGGCTCTGGTCGCGGCGATCGAACGCGACTGGCCGCGCGCGCGCGACATCGTCACCCTGACAGCGCTCGAAAACGCCTGCGCCCTGGTCGCCGCCACCGGCGGCTCGACCAACGCCGCCCTGCATCTGCCGGCGATCGCCAACGAGGCCGGCATCGCCTTCGGCCTGCCGGAGATCGAGACGATCTTCGCTCGCACGCCTCTGATCGCCAACCTGCAGCCCGGCGGCCGCTATCTGGCACGTGACCTCGACGCCATCGGCGGCACGGGCATCATCATCCGCGAACTGATCGCCGGCGGATTCATAGACGGCGATGCGCTCACCTACACCGGCCGCAGCCTGGCCGAGGAGACAGCCGGCGCACCTGCCCCCGATGGCGAGATCGTCAGACCCTGCAGCGACCCGATCTCGCCGACCGGCGGCCTGATCGTGCTGCGCGGCAACCTGTGTCCCGACGGCGCCGTGCTCAAGGTCGCCGGCCTCAAGACCCTGGTGCATCGGGGCAAGGCGCGCGTCTTCGACGGCGAGGAGGCCTGCCAGACCGCGGTGCAGAACCGCCGCTACGAGGAAGGCGACGTGATCGTCATCCGCAACGAGGGACCGAAGGGCGGTCCCGGCATGCGCGAGATGCTCGGCATCACCGCCCTGCTCTACGGCCAGGGCATGGGCGAGAAGGTCGCCTTGCTGACCGACGGCCGCTTCTCCGGCGCGACCCGGGGCCTGTGCATCGGCTATGCCGGACCGGAGGCCGCCGCCGGCGGCCCGCTCGCCCTTCTGAAGGACGGCGACATCGTCGCCATCGACGCGCGTCCCGGCCACGCGACCATACAGGTCGAACTGACCGACGAGGAACTTCGCGCCCGCGCCGCCGCCTCCCCGTCAACCTGGAGCGCGCCGAAGGGCGGCCTGCTCGAGAAATACGCCGCTTGCGTGGGTCCGGCTTGGCGCGGCGCCGTGACTCATTCCGGCAACGTCGACTGGCCGCGCGACGAAGAGCCGACCCTCTGA
- a CDS encoding NAD(P)-dependent oxidoreductase: MSGTMETIGFIGIGNMGSPMALNLSKAGFPVVVYDVNTAKAVKFAADNGVSAASGLADLGARCSIVVTMLPDGHVVRKVMLGAADDGLAAHLKPGALVIDMSSADPIGTRELGGMLKGKSIDLIDAPVSGGVARAHDGTLTIMVGGDEPAAIERAKPVLAGMGKQIFETGPLGSGHAMKALNNYVAAAGFAAASEALIVGERFGLDQGIMVDIMRTSTGRNFATDVTLKPHVVEGAFASGFALALLAKDVKIAADLAEGLSLDMPLARTTSKMWLTARDDLEQGVDNTAAYKAWKARASR; the protein is encoded by the coding sequence ATGAGCGGGACGATGGAAACGATCGGCTTCATCGGCATCGGCAACATGGGTTCGCCGATGGCGCTCAACCTGTCCAAGGCCGGTTTTCCGGTCGTCGTCTATGACGTCAACACGGCGAAGGCGGTAAAATTCGCAGCAGACAACGGCGTTTCCGCGGCCTCCGGCCTTGCCGACCTCGGTGCCCGCTGCAGCATCGTTGTCACCATGCTTCCCGACGGCCACGTCGTGCGCAAGGTCATGCTGGGCGCGGCCGACGACGGTCTTGCTGCGCATCTGAAGCCGGGCGCGCTGGTGATCGACATGAGCTCGGCCGATCCGATCGGCACGCGCGAACTCGGTGGCATGCTGAAGGGCAAGTCGATCGATCTGATTGATGCCCCGGTCTCGGGCGGTGTCGCGCGCGCCCATGACGGAACCTTGACGATCATGGTCGGCGGCGACGAGCCGGCAGCCATCGAGCGGGCCAAGCCGGTGCTGGCCGGCATGGGCAAGCAGATCTTCGAAACCGGACCGCTCGGCTCCGGCCATGCCATGAAGGCCCTCAACAACTACGTCGCCGCCGCGGGCTTCGCGGCGGCCTCCGAGGCGCTGATCGTCGGCGAGCGCTTCGGCCTCGACCAGGGAATCATGGTCGACATCATGCGCACCTCGACAGGGCGCAACTTCGCCACCGACGTGACGCTGAAGCCGCATGTCGTCGAGGGCGCCTTCGCCTCCGGCTTCGCGCTCGCGCTGCTGGCCAAGGACGTCAAGATCGCGGCCGATCTTGCCGAGGGACTGAGCCTCGACATGCCGCTCGCGCGTACCACGAGCAAGATGTGGCTGACGGCGCGCGACGACCTGGAACAGGGCGTCGACAACACGGCCGCCTACAAGGCCTGGAAGGCGCGCGCCTCGCGCTGA
- a CDS encoding SRPBCC family protein, with the protein MKVVEEVELAATPEVVWQVIGDFHAMAAWHPGVVESRAESGGKVRRLVVPDGAEVVEEQLDCVDAMACRYTILDSPMPLLRHEGLLRVEANGAGSRVVWSCDFDAPEDALDAVAQGMSFVFRSGLASLKATLAG; encoded by the coding sequence ATGAAAGTAGTCGAGGAAGTCGAGCTTGCGGCGACGCCGGAGGTGGTCTGGCAGGTCATCGGCGATTTCCATGCGATGGCTGCCTGGCATCCGGGCGTCGTCGAGAGCCGGGCGGAAAGCGGCGGCAAGGTCCGGCGCCTCGTCGTGCCGGACGGTGCCGAGGTCGTCGAAGAGCAGCTGGACTGCGTCGATGCCATGGCCTGCCGCTACACGATCCTGGACAGCCCGATGCCGCTCCTTCGCCACGAGGGCCTGCTACGCGTCGAGGCGAACGGCGCTGGCAGCCGTGTGGTGTGGAGTTGCGATTTCGACGCGCCGGAGGACGCGCTCGATGCCGTGGCCCAGGGCATGTCCTTCGTCTTCAGGTCCGGCCTTGCCAGCCTGAAGGCGACGCTCGCCGGCTGA
- a CDS encoding alpha-hydroxy acid oxidase — MLLSLEHMRRRARRRIPRVAFDYLDGGAGDEAGVRENRAAFDRLRFLPRALRNVDAVDPSATLFGRRWALPFGIAPIGLGNLVWPGADAMVCRAARDAGLPYTLSTAGTTAIETIRGLAPETSWFQLYVAREQTIAEDLIARAEGCEVLFVTVDVPAPARRPRDIANGLSLPLKPSLRMAADIACHPRWTAAMLRAGQPRFANIERYAPGATNAQALAAFMASQSSGRVDWAYLDWLRGRWLGRLVVKGLLAPEDVCRARDAGADAVVVSNHGGRQLEASVASLTMLPEIRRAVGPDFPLLLDSGVRSGADVVKALVAGADFVLIGRAAMYAVAAAGEAGVRDLVRLFEAEIRSVMAQLGVTRTQDLDAGLAYSDFGAVSSSRP, encoded by the coding sequence ATGCTGTTGTCCCTCGAGCACATGCGCCGTCGCGCCAGGCGCCGCATTCCCCGCGTCGCCTTCGACTATCTCGACGGCGGCGCCGGAGACGAGGCCGGCGTGCGCGAGAACCGCGCCGCCTTCGACCGGCTTCGTTTCCTGCCGCGCGCGCTGCGCAACGTCGATGCCGTCGATCCCTCGGCGACCCTGTTCGGCCGCCGCTGGGCGCTGCCCTTCGGCATCGCGCCGATCGGGCTCGGCAATCTCGTCTGGCCGGGCGCAGACGCCATGGTGTGTCGCGCCGCGCGCGACGCCGGCCTTCCCTACACGCTGTCGACCGCCGGCACGACCGCGATCGAGACCATCCGCGGACTGGCTCCGGAGACGTCCTGGTTCCAGCTCTACGTCGCGCGCGAGCAGACCATCGCCGAGGACCTGATCGCGCGCGCGGAAGGCTGCGAGGTGCTGTTCGTGACCGTCGACGTGCCGGCGCCGGCGCGCCGCCCGCGCGACATCGCCAACGGTCTCAGCCTGCCGCTGAAGCCGTCGCTGCGCATGGCCGCCGACATCGCCTGCCATCCCCGCTGGACCGCCGCCATGCTGCGGGCGGGCCAGCCGCGCTTCGCCAACATCGAGCGCTATGCGCCGGGAGCGACCAACGCCCAGGCGCTCGCCGCCTTCATGGCCAGCCAGAGTTCCGGGCGTGTCGACTGGGCCTATCTCGACTGGCTGCGCGGGCGCTGGCTTGGCCGACTGGTCGTCAAGGGCCTGCTGGCGCCGGAGGATGTCTGCCGCGCCCGCGACGCCGGCGCCGACGCGGTCGTCGTCTCCAACCACGGCGGCCGGCAACTGGAGGCCAGCGTCGCCTCACTGACCATGCTGCCGGAGATCCGCCGTGCCGTCGGTCCCGACTTCCCGCTGCTGCTCGACAGCGGCGTGCGCTCGGGCGCCGACGTGGTCAAGGCGCTCGTCGCCGGCGCCGATTTCGTGCTGATCGGCCGTGCCGCCATGTATGCGGTCGCCGCCGCCGGCGAGGCCGGGGTACGCGACCTCGTCCGCCTGTTCGAGGCCGAGATCCGCAGCGTCATGGCCCAGCTCGGCGTCACGCGCACCCAGGACCTCGACGCCGGCCTCGCCTATTCGGACTTTGGCGCCGTCTCCAGCAGCCGTCCGTAG
- a CDS encoding 2Fe-2S iron-sulfur cluster-binding protein — translation MPKIIFMEPDGSRRDLEVPVGTSLMQAAVQNGVEGIVGECGGSCMCATCHVLVDEAGLARLPPKSDSEDEMLEFSVGERHPGSRLGCQITVTAELDGLTVRVPG, via the coding sequence ATGCCGAAGATCATCTTTATGGAACCTGACGGCAGCCGCCGTGACCTGGAAGTGCCGGTTGGCACCTCGCTGATGCAGGCGGCGGTGCAGAACGGCGTCGAGGGCATCGTCGGGGAATGCGGGGGATCCTGCATGTGCGCCACCTGCCACGTGCTCGTCGACGAGGCCGGCCTCGCCCGCCTGCCGCCGAAATCCGATAGCGAGGACGAAATGCTCGAATTCTCGGTCGGCGAGCGGCATCCCGGCAGCCGGCTCGGATGCCAGATCACCGTCACGGCCGAGCTCGACGGACTGACCGTGCGCGTCCCCGGCTGA
- a CDS encoding TRAP transporter large permease, whose product MTIALIGFVVLFLLLFFGFPLALALGFVGYFGFGYLIAFKPAGAMVAQITWDTLSSYSLSVLPLFLLMGNLVNHAGLSRELYAASNAFVGHRRGGLAIATIIACGGFAAVCGSSLATAATMSAIALPSMKRYGYSDSLSAGSVAAGGTLGILIPPSVIMVIYGSITETSIGQLFIAGIVPGVMGILLYILAVIAVVTLRPEAGPRGPRLAWRERFAALGTVWTTLVLFIVVIGGIYLGVFTATEAAGVGATGAFFIALLRRTLTVRSLLKLLLETARTTAMLMAVLVGALIFSNFVNVAGVPSAVVQFINGFGLSPMGVILLLIVFYLVLGAVFDSLAMILLTVPVFFPLVVGLGFDPIWFGILVVVVVEISLITPPIGMNIFVIRTVLHNVKTTEIYKGILPFIAADFIRLALIVLLPWLVLYLPQQMAQ is encoded by the coding sequence ATGACCATCGCGCTGATCGGCTTCGTCGTACTCTTCCTGCTGCTGTTCTTCGGCTTTCCGCTGGCGCTGGCGCTCGGCTTCGTCGGCTATTTCGGCTTCGGCTACCTGATCGCCTTTAAGCCTGCCGGCGCGATGGTCGCGCAGATCACCTGGGACACGCTGTCGAGCTATTCGCTCTCCGTGCTGCCGCTGTTCCTGCTGATGGGCAACCTGGTCAACCACGCCGGCCTGTCGCGCGAGCTTTATGCCGCCTCCAACGCCTTCGTGGGTCACCGGCGCGGCGGCCTTGCCATCGCGACCATCATCGCCTGCGGCGGCTTTGCGGCCGTCTGCGGCTCAAGCCTGGCCACCGCCGCGACCATGTCGGCGATCGCGCTGCCCTCGATGAAGCGCTACGGCTATTCCGATTCCCTGTCGGCCGGCTCGGTCGCCGCCGGCGGCACGCTCGGCATCCTGATCCCGCCCTCCGTGATCATGGTGATCTACGGCAGCATCACCGAGACCAGCATCGGCCAGCTGTTCATCGCCGGCATCGTGCCGGGCGTGATGGGCATCCTGCTGTACATCCTGGCGGTCATCGCGGTGGTCACGCTGCGGCCGGAGGCCGGCCCGCGCGGGCCGCGCCTGGCCTGGCGCGAGCGCTTCGCGGCGCTCGGCACGGTCTGGACGACGCTGGTGCTGTTCATCGTGGTCATCGGCGGCATCTATCTCGGCGTCTTCACGGCGACGGAGGCTGCCGGCGTCGGCGCTACCGGCGCGTTTTTCATCGCCCTGCTGCGTCGCACGCTGACGGTCCGCTCGCTGCTCAAGCTGCTGCTGGAGACGGCGCGCACCACGGCCATGCTGATGGCCGTGCTGGTAGGCGCGCTGATCTTCTCCAACTTCGTCAACGTCGCCGGCGTGCCGAGCGCGGTGGTACAATTCATCAACGGCTTCGGTCTGTCGCCGATGGGCGTGATCCTGCTCCTGATCGTGTTTTACCTGGTGCTCGGGGCGGTGTTCGATTCGCTGGCGATGATCCTGCTGACAGTGCCGGTGTTCTTCCCGCTGGTCGTCGGCCTCGGCTTCGACCCGATCTGGTTCGGCATCCTCGTCGTCGTGGTGGTCGAGATCAGCCTGATCACGCCGCCGATCGGCATGAACATCTTTGTCATCCGCACGGTGCTGCACAACGTCAAGACGACGGAGATCTACAAGGGTATCCTGCCGTTCATCGCCGCCGACTTCATTCGCCTCGCGCTGATCGTGCTGCTGCCCTGGCTGGTGCTCTACCTGCCGCAGCAGATGGCACAATGA
- a CDS encoding aldehyde dehydrogenase family protein — translation MLNVPSDLHPATHSFLAREHGHFIDGKSQRGEGASIDVFDPATGLVIAKVPDATEQEVDRAVKAARAALGGEWSKMRPADREKVLVRLADLIEANGEELAQIETMNQGKSIMISRMLEAGHSSEFTRYMAGWATKIEGSTLDVSIGFPPGVQYRAMTLREPVGVVGAIVPWNFPLVMAVWKIAPALACGCTVVLKPAEETPLTALRLAELCLEAGVPAGVVNVITGYGHTAGASLVAHPGVDKVAFTGSTEVGRKIGEAALKNMTRFSLELGGKSPMIVLDDFDPAMAAQGAAAGIFFNNGQVCTASSRLYVHKKIFDNVVSDLAGAAAQMKVGPGMDPANQINPLVSRRQQERVKGYIAQGLADGARAATGGPDSDGDGFFVRPTILVDTNHAMSVVREEIFGPVMVAMPFDDLDEALAKANDTVYGLGASVWSNDYSKIMRAVGAIKAGTVWVNTHNAVDANMPFGGFKHSGMGREMGRAAIDLYTETKSVCFAY, via the coding sequence ATGCTGAACGTGCCATCTGACCTGCATCCTGCTACCCACAGCTTCCTCGCCCGCGAGCACGGCCACTTCATCGACGGCAAGAGCCAGCGCGGTGAGGGCGCGTCCATCGACGTGTTCGATCCGGCGACCGGGCTGGTGATCGCCAAGGTGCCGGATGCGACGGAGCAGGAGGTCGACCGCGCCGTGAAGGCCGCGCGCGCCGCGCTCGGCGGCGAATGGTCGAAGATGCGTCCCGCCGACCGCGAGAAGGTGCTCGTGCGCCTGGCTGATCTGATCGAGGCCAACGGCGAGGAACTTGCCCAGATCGAGACGATGAACCAGGGCAAGTCGATCATGATCTCGCGCATGCTCGAGGCGGGCCATTCGTCGGAGTTCACCCGCTACATGGCCGGATGGGCGACCAAGATCGAGGGCTCGACCCTGGACGTCTCGATCGGCTTTCCCCCGGGCGTCCAGTATCGCGCCATGACGCTGCGCGAACCGGTCGGTGTCGTCGGCGCGATCGTGCCCTGGAACTTCCCGCTCGTCATGGCGGTCTGGAAGATCGCACCGGCGCTCGCCTGCGGCTGCACGGTTGTGCTGAAGCCGGCCGAGGAGACCCCGCTGACCGCCCTGCGGCTGGCCGAGTTGTGCCTGGAAGCGGGCGTGCCCGCCGGGGTCGTCAACGTGATCACGGGCTATGGCCATACCGCGGGTGCAAGCCTCGTCGCCCATCCCGGCGTCGATAAGGTCGCCTTCACCGGCTCCACCGAGGTCGGCCGCAAGATCGGCGAGGCGGCGCTCAAGAACATGACCCGCTTCTCGCTCGAACTGGGCGGCAAGTCGCCGATGATCGTGCTCGACGACTTCGACCCCGCCATGGCGGCCCAGGGCGCGGCCGCCGGCATCTTCTTCAACAACGGCCAGGTCTGCACGGCGTCATCGCGGCTTTACGTCCACAAGAAGATTTTCGACAACGTCGTCTCCGACCTGGCCGGCGCGGCGGCCCAGATGAAGGTCGGGCCGGGCATGGATCCGGCCAATCAGATCAACCCGCTCGTCTCGCGCCGGCAGCAGGAGCGGGTCAAGGGCTACATCGCCCAGGGTCTTGCCGACGGTGCTAGGGCCGCGACCGGCGGCCCGGACTCCGACGGCGACGGTTTCTTCGTGCGTCCGACCATTCTCGTCGACACCAACCACGCCATGTCGGTGGTGCGCGAGGAGATCTTCGGGCCGGTCATGGTGGCGATGCCGTTCGACGACCTCGACGAGGCGCTGGCCAAGGCCAACGACACCGTCTACGGGCTCGGCGCCAGCGTGTGGTCGAACGACTACTCCAAGATCATGCGGGCGGTCGGCGCGATCAAGGCCGGCACAGTGTGGGTGAACACCCACAACGCGGTCGACGCCAACATGCCCTTCGGTGGCTTCAAGCATTCCGGCATGGGCAGGGAGATGGGCCGGGCGGCGATCGACCTCTACACCGAAACCAAGTCCGTCTGTTTCGCCTACTAG
- a CDS encoding carboxymuconolactone decarboxylase family protein has translation MSEEFDRGLELRRAMFGPEGAEKQLEAATDFTRPMQEWVTKQCFGEAWQRPVFDRKTRSLLTLAMLVAMGRSHEVKIHTRGAIANGVSKEEIRELLMHSIIYCGIPMAVDGFRSASEVLKDLGLEA, from the coding sequence ATGAGTGAGGAATTTGACCGAGGTCTCGAACTGCGGCGCGCCATGTTCGGCCCCGAAGGCGCCGAGAAGCAGCTCGAGGCGGCAACCGACTTCACGCGTCCGATGCAGGAATGGGTGACCAAGCAGTGCTTCGGCGAGGCCTGGCAGCGCCCGGTGTTCGACCGCAAGACGCGCAGCCTCCTGACGCTCGCCATGCTGGTTGCCATGGGCCGCAGCCACGAGGTGAAGATCCACACCCGCGGCGCCATCGCCAACGGCGTCTCCAAGGAGGAGATCCGTGAACTCCTGATGCACTCGATCATCTATTGCGGCATCCCGATGGCCGTGGACGGCTTCCGCTCCGCCTCGGAGGTGCTCAAGGATCTGGGGCTGGAGGCATGA